A genomic segment from Capra hircus breed San Clemente chromosome 15, ASM170441v1, whole genome shotgun sequence encodes:
- the LOC102177738 gene encoding olfactory receptor 5AN1-like: MIGGGNITEITEFILLGFSDFPRIIVVLFVVFLVIYILTLTWNLSLLILIRMDSHLHTPMYFFPSNLSFIDICYVTSTAPKMLYDFFQERQTITLVGCAVQYFVFSTMGLSESCLTTAMAYDRYAAICTPLLYSSVMSPALCGRMVLGSYMAGLSATISQLCFMLQLQFCGPNVVNHFFCDLPQLLVLSCTDTFSIQLFTALSTMIFGVINVSIIMISYVCIVISIMKITTASSRSKAFSTCASHLTAVTLFYTSGMFVYLSSSSGGSSNFDRFASVFYTVMIPMLNPLIYSLRNKEIKDALKKLQKKRGCC, encoded by the coding sequence AtgattggaggaggaaatatcaCAGAGATCACTGAATTTATCCTCTTGGGATTCTCAGATTTCCCCAGAATCATAGTAGTGCTCTTTGTCGTATTCCTGGTGATATACATTTTGACCCTGACTTGGAACCTGTCGCTCCTCATCTTAATAAGAATGgactcccacctccacacccccatgtacttctttcccagtaaCCTGTCCTTCATAGACATCTGCTACGTGACCTCCACAGCCCCCAAGATGCTCTACGACTTCTTCCAGGAGCGGCAAACTATCACCTTAGTGGGTTGTGCTGTTCAGTACTTCGTGTTCTCCACCATGGGGCTGAGCGAGTCTTGCCTCACGACCGCCATGGCTTATGACCGATACGCCGCCATTTGTACCCCGCTCCTCTATTCGTCAGTCATGTCGCCCGCTCTCTGCGGTCGGATGGTGCTGGGATCCTACATGGCTGGACTCTCGGCTACTATATCCCAATTGTGTTTCATGCTCCAGCTCCAGTTCTGTGGGCCTAATGTCGTCAACCACTTCTTCTGTGACCTGCCCCAGCTCTTAGTTCTCTCCTGCACTGACACGTTCTCTATACAACTCTTTACCGCTTTATCGACAATGATCTTTGGGGTAATAAATGTTTCCATTATCATGATATCCTATGTCTGCATTGTCATCTCCATCATGAAGATCACGACAGCAAGCAGCAGGTCCAAGGCTTTCAGTACCTGTGCCTCCCACCTGACAGCAGTCACTCTCTTCTATACCTCAGGTATGTTTGTCTATTTGAGTTCCAGCTCCGGTGGTTCCTCCAACTTTGACAGATTTGCATCAGTCTTCTATACTGTGATGATTCCCATGTTGAATCCTCTGATTTACAGTTTgagaaacaaagaaatcaaagatgcctTGAAGAAGTTGCAAAAGAAGAGAGGGTGTTGCTAA